A section of the Mesorhizobium loti genome encodes:
- a CDS encoding proline racemase family protein — translation MTLTVVDMHTGGEPLRIVTGGYPRIPKGTILEKRAYVRDHLDHLRKILMFEPRGHYDMYGALLVEPDLPGADLAVLFMHNEGYSTMCGHAIVALGRYAIDEGLVAKQEPITTVNIEAPCGLVVASVEVLDGKAGAVSFESVPAFLLAGDQQIELTGYGKIGFDIAYGGAFYALADCHQFGLEFGRDRVRDFVDAATTLTNRLKAEFPLSHPDHADLAFLYGTILTDGRDAFSGEVTKNICVFAEAEVDRSPTGSGVTARLAAMLAKGEIAIGQTRTFESIAGSHFSGAVARTARAGPHEAIIARVGGRAYYCGRTEFIVEPDDELGRGFLLR, via the coding sequence ATGACGCTGACCGTCGTCGACATGCATACGGGCGGCGAGCCGCTGAGGATCGTCACCGGCGGCTATCCCCGTATCCCGAAGGGCACCATCCTGGAAAAGCGCGCCTATGTGCGCGACCATCTCGACCATCTCAGAAAAATCCTGATGTTCGAGCCGCGCGGCCATTACGATATGTACGGCGCCCTGCTGGTCGAGCCCGACTTGCCGGGGGCCGATCTCGCGGTGCTGTTCATGCACAATGAGGGCTATTCGACCATGTGCGGCCACGCCATCGTCGCCCTCGGCCGCTACGCCATCGATGAAGGGCTGGTGGCGAAGCAGGAGCCGATCACGACCGTCAACATCGAGGCGCCGTGCGGCCTGGTCGTCGCTTCGGTCGAGGTTCTGGACGGCAAGGCCGGCGCCGTGTCGTTCGAGAGCGTGCCGGCCTTCCTGTTAGCCGGTGACCAGCAGATCGAGCTGACAGGGTATGGCAAGATCGGCTTCGACATCGCTTATGGCGGCGCTTTCTACGCGCTGGCGGACTGCCATCAGTTCGGACTGGAATTCGGCCGTGATCGCGTGCGCGATTTCGTCGATGCCGCAACGACGCTGACGAACAGGCTCAAGGCAGAATTCCCGCTGTCGCATCCCGACCACGCCGACCTCGCCTTTCTCTACGGCACAATCCTGACCGACGGACGCGACGCGTTTTCCGGCGAGGTGACCAAGAACATCTGCGTCTTCGCCGAGGCCGAGGTCGACCGCTCGCCGACCGGCTCTGGCGTCACCGCCCGCCTCGCCGCCATGCTTGCCAAGGGCGAGATCGCTATCGGGCAGACGCGGACTTTCGAGAGCATCGCCGGATCGCATTTTTCCGGCGCGGTGGCGCGGACGGCTCGGGCCGGCCCGCATGAGGCGATCATCGCCCGCGTCGGCGGCCGCGCCTACTATTGCGGGCGGACGGAATTCATCGTCGAGCCCGATGACGAGCTGGGGCGAGGTTTCCTGCTCCGTTGA
- a CDS encoding sulfate transporter family protein — protein MIFDAARTAALELLSPPFRAVFIKTLGLTVLALVALWFGLTSLVEWLALPWLQALLPGMPSWAGWLGGIIAAIALAFGTALLVAPVTAVIAGLFLDDVAEVVERTDYPGDPIGRAMPALRSLVLAIKFLGVVILGNIVALLLLLVPGINIAAFFVVNGYLLGREFFEFAAMRFRGEDEARALRRQYAGTVFVAGLVIAAFLAVPLLNLVTPLFAAAMMVHLHKAISAREAARRSRS, from the coding sequence GTGATTTTCGACGCTGCCCGCACCGCGGCCCTCGAACTGCTCTCGCCGCCGTTTCGCGCCGTGTTCATCAAGACGCTTGGCCTGACCGTGCTGGCGCTGGTCGCCTTGTGGTTCGGCCTGACCAGCCTGGTCGAATGGCTGGCGCTTCCGTGGCTGCAGGCCCTGTTGCCCGGCATGCCCTCCTGGGCCGGCTGGCTGGGCGGCATCATCGCGGCAATAGCGCTTGCCTTCGGCACGGCGCTGCTCGTCGCGCCGGTGACGGCTGTGATCGCCGGCCTGTTCCTCGACGATGTCGCCGAAGTGGTCGAGCGCACCGACTATCCCGGTGACCCGATTGGGCGCGCAATGCCGGCGCTGCGCTCGCTGGTGCTGGCGATAAAATTCCTCGGCGTCGTCATCCTCGGCAACATCGTCGCCTTGCTGCTCCTGCTGGTGCCGGGCATCAACATTGCCGCCTTCTTCGTCGTCAACGGCTATTTGCTCGGCCGCGAATTCTTCGAATTTGCCGCGATGCGCTTTCGCGGCGAAGACGAAGCCAGGGCCTTGCGAAGGCAGTATGCCGGCACGGTCTTTGTCGCCGGGCTGGTCATCGCCGCCTTCCTCGCCGTGCCGTTGCTCAATTTGGTGACGCCGCTCTTCGCCGCCGCCATGATGGTGCACCTGCACAAGGCGATTTCGGCGCGGGAAGCGGCACGTCGCTCGCGGAGCTAA
- a CDS encoding EamA family transporter, with translation MSAKNDTTIDLALLAVLAVLWGASYTFIKIGVETIPPVTFIAARTLIAGGILFAIIRWRGLAMPVDAASWRRFAFQACLNSVIPFTLIAAAERSVDAGLATILNATSPIFTFVFTALITRHEPVTVRKLIGVGAGMAGICFIVGTQALGGLGHELWAQVAIVVATICYAGAAIFGRGFKGLDPMLPAAGSMLCGAFMLVPLSLLVDQPWTLTPSMASTLALLGLSVFSTALAFVIYFRLIHTLGSVGTTSQAYLRVPIGVGIGAVFLGESLGPTAWLGMAFVVVGVAAMTIPVRKPAFAR, from the coding sequence ATGTCCGCGAAGAACGACACGACCATCGACCTGGCGCTGCTTGCCGTACTGGCGGTACTGTGGGGCGCCTCCTACACTTTCATCAAGATCGGCGTCGAGACGATCCCGCCGGTCACCTTCATCGCCGCCCGCACCTTGATCGCCGGCGGCATCCTGTTCGCCATCATCCGCTGGCGCGGGCTGGCCATGCCCGTCGATGCGGCAAGCTGGCGCCGCTTCGCCTTCCAGGCATGCCTCAACAGCGTCATACCATTCACGCTGATCGCTGCCGCCGAGCGCTCGGTCGATGCCGGCCTGGCCACGATCCTCAATGCGACCTCGCCGATCTTCACTTTCGTCTTCACCGCGCTCATCACCCGCCATGAGCCGGTGACCGTGCGCAAGCTGATCGGTGTCGGCGCCGGCATGGCAGGCATCTGCTTCATTGTCGGCACGCAGGCGCTGGGTGGTCTCGGTCACGAACTCTGGGCGCAGGTCGCCATCGTCGTGGCAACGATCTGCTATGCGGGTGCGGCGATCTTCGGCCGTGGCTTCAAGGGCCTCGATCCGATGTTGCCGGCCGCCGGTTCGATGCTGTGCGGCGCGTTCATGCTGGTGCCGCTCAGCCTGTTGGTCGACCAGCCATGGACGCTGACACCCTCGATGGCATCGACCCTGGCCCTGCTTGGCCTGTCGGTGTTTTCGACTGCGCTGGCCTTCGTCATCTATTTTCGCCTCATCCACACGCTGGGTTCGGTCGGCACGACATCGCAGGCCTATCTGCGCGTACCGATCGGCGTCGGCATCGGCGCTGTCTTCCTCGGCGAAAGCCTGGGGCCAACGGCATGGCTGGGCATGGCCTTTGTCGTGGTAGGCGTCGCGGCCATGACGATCCCGGTCAGAAAGCCGGCGTTTGCCCGATAG
- a CDS encoding adenosine kinase produces MPDYDVLCIGNAIVDIIAQCEEEFLETNGIIKGAMNLIDTRRAELLYSRMGPAIEASGGSAGNTAAGVASFGGRAAFFGKVSNDALGEIYAHDIHAQGVAFDTKPLNGEPPTARSMIFVTPDGERSMNTYLGACVELGPEDVEAEKASGAKVTYFEGYLWDPPRAKEAIRQTAKLAHAAGREVSMTLSDSFCVDRYRDEFLDLMRSGTVDIVFANSHEIKSLYQTSSFDEALAKIRKDCRLAAVTRSEKGSVIVRGDETVVIQATAIRELVDTTGAGDLYAAGFLHGYTQGRDLKTCGDLGSLAAGLVIQQIGPRPRQNLRREAELAGLL; encoded by the coding sequence ATGCCGGATTATGACGTGCTTTGCATTGGCAATGCCATTGTCGACATCATCGCCCAGTGCGAGGAGGAATTCCTCGAAACCAACGGCATCATCAAGGGCGCGATGAACCTCATTGATACGCGGCGCGCCGAACTGCTCTACAGCCGCATGGGCCCGGCGATCGAGGCCTCCGGCGGCAGCGCAGGCAACACAGCGGCAGGCGTCGCCTCCTTCGGCGGACGCGCCGCCTTCTTCGGCAAGGTCTCCAACGATGCGCTCGGCGAAATCTACGCGCACGACATCCATGCGCAGGGCGTCGCCTTCGACACCAAGCCGCTCAACGGCGAGCCGCCGACGGCGCGCTCGATGATCTTCGTCACCCCCGACGGCGAGCGTTCGATGAACACCTATCTCGGTGCCTGTGTCGAACTCGGCCCCGAGGATGTCGAGGCCGAAAAGGCCTCGGGCGCCAAGGTCACTTATTTCGAGGGCTATCTGTGGGACCCGCCACGCGCCAAGGAAGCGATTCGGCAGACGGCGAAGCTGGCGCACGCGGCGGGCCGCGAAGTCTCAATGACGCTGTCGGATTCGTTCTGCGTCGACCGCTACCGCGACGAGTTCCTCGACCTCATGCGCTCGGGCACGGTCGACATCGTCTTCGCCAACAGTCACGAGATCAAGTCGCTCTACCAGACATCGTCCTTCGACGAGGCGCTGGCCAAGATCCGCAAGGACTGCAGACTAGCCGCCGTGACCCGTTCGGAAAAGGGTTCGGTCATCGTGCGCGGCGACGAGACCGTGGTCATCCAGGCGACGGCGATCCGGGAGCTGGTCGACACGACCGGCGCCGGCGATCTCTACGCCGCCGGTTTCCTGCATGGCTACACGCAAGGCCGCGACCTCAAGACCTGCGGCGACCTCGGCTCGCTGGCGGCCGGACTGGTGATCCAGCAGATCGGCCCAAGGCCGCGGCAAAATCTGCGCCGCGAGGCGGAACTGGCGGGGTTGTTGTAA
- a CDS encoding antitoxin Xre/MbcA/ParS toxin-binding domain-containing protein yields MSRFQTPGLGQDDFAEMVAEDVERALAHYDEAINQSTVVSVGKIAGSIASAVTLLSPKHQRAIDAIHADLPGLASKFVRALAAEAARRSEAGTAGTNRLTALLADEPLSAPQRSDDLESMLIEDWAGRVAGSTYLEENLGIARSTLHRWQRRGDVIALRKGGRKHVFPLAQFVDGRPVAGISDVLKQIGNPRLVWLWLTRPAAELDGRIPIDLLRQDQVGDVVEAARAFAPG; encoded by the coding sequence ATGAGCAGATTTCAGACACCTGGTCTTGGACAGGACGACTTCGCGGAAATGGTCGCGGAGGACGTCGAGCGCGCGCTTGCCCACTATGACGAGGCCATAAACCAGTCCACCGTGGTCTCTGTCGGCAAGATCGCCGGCAGCATAGCATCCGCCGTCACCTTGCTGTCGCCGAAGCACCAGAGGGCCATCGACGCCATCCATGCCGACCTTCCCGGCCTTGCCTCGAAATTCGTGCGCGCGCTGGCGGCGGAAGCCGCGCGCCGCAGCGAAGCCGGCACTGCCGGCACAAACCGATTGACAGCTTTGCTGGCCGATGAGCCGCTTTCTGCACCGCAGCGGTCCGACGACCTCGAATCGATGCTGATCGAGGACTGGGCCGGCCGTGTCGCCGGTTCGACCTACCTGGAAGAAAACCTTGGCATAGCCCGCTCGACCCTGCATCGCTGGCAAAGGCGCGGCGATGTCATCGCCTTGCGCAAGGGCGGCCGCAAACACGTCTTCCCGCTGGCGCAGTTCGTCGACGGCAGGCCGGTGGCAGGCATAAGCGACGTGCTCAAGCAGATCGGCAATCCGAGGCTGGTGTGGCTGTGGCTGACACGCCCGGCGGCAGAGCTCGACGGGCGCATTCCGATCGACCTGCTGCGGCAGGATCAGGTGGGGGACGTGGTCGAAGCGGCGCGGGCGTTCGCGCCGGGCTAG
- a CDS encoding NADP-dependent malic enzyme produces the protein MARKTENSGPSVSAQEALEFHAMGRPGKLEIVATKPMTTQRDLSLAYSPGVAVPVRAIAEDPSRAFDYTTRGNMVAVISNGTAILGLGNLGALASKPVMEGKAVLFKRFADVDSIDLEVDTEDADEFINCVRFLGPSFGGINLEDIKAPECFIIEQRLRELMDIPVFHDDQHGTAIISAAGLINALEVTGRDMKTTKLVCNGAGAAGIACIELMKAMGFAPENIILCDTKGVVFRGRTEGMNQWKSAHAVKTDARSLAEALDGADVFLGLSAKGALTTAMVQSMAKNPIIFAMANPDPEITPEEVAEIRTDAIMATGRSDYPNQVNNVLGFPYIFRGALDVRATTINDDMKIAAARALAELARQDVPDDVAAAYQGNRPKFGPNYIIPVPFDPRLISAIPLAVAKAAMDSGVARKPILDLDRYAQELSARRDPIASTLQRIYDRVRRQPKRIVFAEGEEEQVMRAAVSYVNQRLGTAILLGRDDVIKENAKQAGIDLNKQGIEIINARLSRRNGIYTDYLYERMQRKGFLFRDCQRLINNDRNHFAACMVALGDADGIVTGVTRNYSTALDDIRRVIDAKPGHRVIGVSIVLARGKTVLVADTAVHDMPNAEQIADIAEEAAGFARRMGYEPRLAMLAYSTFGHPQGERSERVQEAVRILDKRRVDFEYDGEMAADVALNARAMAQYPFIRLTGPANVLVMPAFHSASISTKMLQELGGSTVIGPLLVGLNKPVQIVSLNAKDSDIVNMAVIAAYTAGT, from the coding sequence ATGGCAAGGAAAACCGAGAACAGCGGTCCGTCCGTCAGCGCGCAGGAAGCGCTCGAATTCCACGCCATGGGCAGGCCTGGCAAGCTGGAGATCGTCGCCACCAAGCCGATGACGACGCAGCGCGATTTGAGCCTCGCCTATTCGCCAGGCGTAGCCGTGCCGGTGCGCGCCATCGCCGAGGATCCCAGCCGGGCCTTCGATTACACGACGCGCGGCAACATGGTCGCCGTCATCTCCAACGGTACCGCCATCCTTGGCCTCGGCAATCTCGGCGCGCTGGCCTCCAAGCCGGTGATGGAAGGCAAGGCGGTGCTGTTCAAGCGCTTCGCCGATGTCGATTCCATCGACCTCGAGGTCGACACCGAGGATGCCGACGAGTTCATCAATTGTGTGCGCTTCCTCGGTCCTTCCTTCGGCGGCATCAACCTCGAGGACATCAAGGCGCCGGAATGCTTCATCATCGAGCAGCGGCTGCGCGAACTGATGGACATCCCTGTCTTCCATGATGACCAGCACGGCACCGCCATCATCTCGGCAGCCGGCCTGATCAACGCGCTGGAAGTCACCGGCCGCGACATGAAGACCACGAAGCTGGTCTGCAACGGCGCGGGTGCCGCCGGCATCGCCTGCATCGAGCTGATGAAAGCGATGGGCTTCGCGCCGGAAAACATCATCCTGTGCGACACCAAGGGCGTGGTCTTCCGGGGCCGCACCGAAGGCATGAATCAGTGGAAGTCGGCGCATGCGGTCAAGACAGATGCGCGCAGCCTCGCCGAGGCGCTCGACGGCGCGGACGTCTTCCTCGGCCTCTCGGCCAAGGGCGCGCTGACCACCGCCATGGTGCAATCGATGGCCAAGAACCCGATCATCTTCGCCATGGCCAATCCCGATCCGGAAATCACGCCGGAGGAAGTGGCCGAGATCCGCACCGACGCCATCATGGCGACGGGACGCTCGGACTATCCGAACCAGGTCAACAACGTGCTCGGTTTCCCCTACATTTTCCGCGGCGCGCTGGACGTGCGGGCCACCACCATCAATGACGATATGAAGATCGCCGCGGCCAGAGCGCTCGCCGAACTGGCGCGCCAGGACGTGCCCGACGACGTCGCCGCCGCCTACCAGGGCAACCGGCCGAAATTCGGCCCCAATTACATCATTCCCGTGCCGTTCGACCCGCGTCTGATCTCGGCCATTCCGCTGGCCGTCGCCAAAGCGGCGATGGATTCGGGCGTCGCCCGCAAGCCGATCCTCGACCTCGACCGCTACGCGCAGGAACTGTCGGCCCGCCGCGACCCGATCGCTTCGACCCTGCAGCGCATCTACGACCGCGTGCGCCGCCAGCCAAAGCGCATCGTCTTCGCCGAGGGCGAGGAGGAGCAGGTGATGCGCGCCGCCGTCTCCTATGTGAACCAGCGGCTCGGCACCGCCATCCTGCTTGGCCGTGACGATGTCATCAAGGAAAACGCCAAGCAAGCAGGCATCGACCTCAACAAGCAAGGCATCGAGATCATCAATGCCCGGCTGTCGCGCCGCAACGGCATCTACACCGACTATCTCTATGAGCGCATGCAGCGGAAGGGGTTCCTGTTCCGCGACTGCCAGCGCCTGATCAACAACGACCGCAACCACTTCGCCGCCTGCATGGTGGCGCTGGGCGACGCCGATGGCATCGTCACCGGTGTGACCCGCAACTATTCGACCGCGCTTGACGATATCCGGCGCGTCATCGACGCCAAGCCCGGCCACCGCGTCATCGGCGTGTCGATCGTGTTGGCGCGGGGCAAGACCGTGCTGGTCGCGGACACCGCCGTGCACGACATGCCGAACGCCGAGCAGATCGCCGACATCGCCGAGGAGGCGGCTGGCTTTGCCCGCCGAATGGGCTATGAGCCGAGGCTTGCCATGCTCGCCTATTCCACCTTCGGCCATCCGCAGGGCGAGCGCTCCGAGCGCGTCCAGGAAGCGGTGCGCATCCTCGACAAGCGCCGCGTCGATTTCGAATATGACGGCGAGATGGCCGCCGACGTCGCGCTCAACGCGCGCGCCATGGCGCAATACCCGTTCATCCGCCTCACCGGCCCGGCCAATGTCCTGGTCATGCCCGCCTTCCACTCGGCCTCGATCTCGACCAAGATGTTGCAGGAACTGGGCGGCTCGACGGTGATCGGCCCGCTGCTGGTCGGCTTGAACAAGCCGGTCCAGATCGTGTCGCTGAACGCCAAGGATAGCGACATCGTCAACATGGCGGTGATCGCGGCGTACACGGCGGGGACTTGA
- the mutS gene encoding DNA mismatch repair protein MutS, whose amino-acid sequence MTPPQPGTAAVTPMMEQFIEIKAANPDSLLFYRMGDFYELFFDDAEKASRALGIVLTKRGKHQGHDIPMCGVPVHAADDYLQKLIGQGFRVAVCEQIEDPAEAKKRGSKSVVRRDVVRLVTPGTITEDKLLAPSESSFLMALGRVKGGADHSFALAWIDISTGAFRVAETTGDRLLADIFRVDPRELIVAEPVFYDPELKPVFDVLGRVANPQPPSLFDSASATGRIARFFEVATPDSFGTFSRAELSAISGAIAYVEKTQKAERPPLSRPEREEQGSTLFIDPATRGNLELLRTLSGSREGSLFKAIDRTVTGGGARLLADRLMAPLTDPAAIGARLDSVSFFRSETRLCQAVRASLKSVADMPRALSRLALNRGGPRDLGALRAGFEAAGAIAETFAAITLPQELAAALAAIHALPKPLAQRLTQALGDELPLLKRDGGFVRGGYHPELDEMRALRDESRKVIAALERSLIEETGIRSLKIRHNNVLGYYIEVTANHHAVMTGSDGAKARFIHRQTMANAMRFTTTELAELETKIANAADRALSIELAAFDTLTAEAVGEAEAIRAGADALAVLDVSAALALLSESEAWCRPVVDSSLAFEISGGRHPVVEQALRRSGEGPFVANDCDLSPEGSAKNGAIWLLTGPNMGGKSTFLRQNALIAILAQTGSFVPAASAHIGVVDRLFSRVGASDDLARGRSTFMVEMVETAAILNQAGERALVILDEIGRGTATFDGLSIAWAAVEYLHEKNRCRAIFATHFHEMTSLAGKLARLHNVTMRVKEWEGDVVFLHEVGKGAADRSYGVQVARLAGLPEAVVDRAKEVLHQLEEGEVSGKTNRLVDDLPLFSVAMKREAPKPVKSDALGAALGEINPDEMTPREALEAMYRLKGLAGT is encoded by the coding sequence ATGACGCCGCCACAGCCCGGCACGGCCGCGGTGACGCCGATGATGGAGCAGTTCATCGAGATCAAGGCGGCGAACCCGGATTCTCTGCTGTTCTACCGCATGGGCGATTTCTACGAGCTGTTCTTCGACGATGCCGAAAAGGCGAGCCGCGCGCTGGGCATCGTCCTGACCAAGCGCGGCAAGCACCAGGGCCACGACATCCCGATGTGCGGCGTGCCGGTGCATGCTGCCGACGATTATCTGCAGAAGCTGATCGGCCAGGGATTCCGCGTCGCCGTCTGCGAACAGATCGAGGATCCGGCCGAGGCGAAGAAGCGCGGCTCCAAATCGGTGGTGCGCCGCGACGTGGTGCGGCTGGTGACGCCGGGCACCATCACCGAGGACAAATTGCTGGCGCCATCGGAATCAAGCTTCCTGATGGCGCTGGGGCGGGTAAAGGGTGGGGCGGACCATTCGTTTGCGCTGGCCTGGATCGACATCTCGACGGGCGCCTTCCGCGTCGCCGAGACCACCGGCGACCGCCTGCTCGCCGACATCTTCCGGGTCGATCCGCGCGAGCTGATCGTTGCCGAGCCGGTGTTTTATGATCCGGAGCTGAAGCCTGTGTTCGACGTGCTTGGCCGCGTCGCCAACCCGCAACCGCCATCGCTGTTCGATTCGGCCTCTGCCACCGGGCGCATCGCTCGTTTCTTCGAGGTGGCGACACCAGACAGTTTTGGCACGTTTTCGCGGGCCGAACTGTCGGCTATCTCGGGCGCCATCGCTTATGTCGAGAAGACGCAGAAGGCAGAACGCCCGCCGCTGTCGCGCCCTGAGCGTGAAGAGCAGGGCTCGACCCTGTTCATCGATCCGGCGACGCGCGGCAATCTCGAGCTCCTGCGCACGCTGTCCGGCAGCCGCGAAGGCTCGCTGTTCAAGGCGATCGACCGTACGGTAACCGGCGGCGGCGCAAGGCTGCTTGCCGACCGGCTGATGGCGCCGCTGACCGACCCGGCGGCGATCGGCGCACGACTGGACTCGGTGTCGTTCTTCCGCTCCGAAACGCGGCTTTGCCAGGCGGTGCGGGCGAGCCTGAAAAGCGTCGCTGACATGCCGCGCGCTTTGTCCAGGCTGGCGCTCAACCGCGGCGGCCCGCGCGACCTCGGTGCGTTGCGCGCCGGCTTCGAGGCGGCGGGCGCCATCGCAGAGACCTTTGCCGCGATCACCCTGCCCCAGGAATTGGCGGCTGCACTTGCCGCCATTCATGCGTTGCCCAAGCCGCTTGCGCAGCGCCTGACGCAAGCGCTTGGCGACGAACTGCCGCTGCTCAAGCGCGATGGCGGCTTCGTTCGCGGGGGCTACCACCCGGAACTCGACGAGATGCGCGCGCTGCGCGACGAGTCGCGAAAGGTGATCGCGGCGTTGGAACGTTCGCTGATCGAGGAGACCGGCATCCGTTCGCTGAAGATCCGGCACAACAACGTGCTGGGTTACTATATCGAGGTGACCGCCAACCACCACGCGGTCATGACCGGCAGCGATGGCGCCAAGGCGCGCTTCATTCACCGCCAGACTATGGCCAACGCCATGCGCTTCACCACGACCGAGCTTGCCGAACTCGAGACCAAGATCGCCAATGCCGCCGACCGGGCGCTGAGCATCGAACTGGCCGCCTTCGATACGCTGACGGCGGAAGCGGTCGGCGAGGCCGAGGCGATCCGCGCCGGCGCCGATGCGCTTGCCGTGCTCGACGTGTCGGCGGCACTCGCGCTGCTTTCGGAAAGCGAGGCGTGGTGCCGGCCGGTGGTGGATTCCAGCCTCGCCTTCGAGATTTCCGGCGGCCGGCATCCGGTGGTCGAACAGGCGCTGCGCCGTTCCGGCGAGGGACCGTTCGTCGCCAATGATTGCGATCTCTCGCCGGAGGGGAGCGCCAAGAACGGCGCGATCTGGCTGCTGACCGGCCCGAACATGGGCGGTAAATCGACGTTCCTGCGGCAAAACGCGCTGATCGCGATCCTGGCGCAGACCGGCTCCTTCGTGCCGGCGGCATCGGCCCATATCGGTGTCGTCGACCGGCTGTTCTCGCGCGTCGGCGCTTCGGACGACCTGGCGCGCGGCCGTTCGACCTTCATGGTCGAGATGGTCGAGACGGCGGCCATCCTCAACCAGGCCGGCGAGCGAGCCCTGGTGATCCTCGATGAGATCGGCCGCGGCACCGCCACTTTCGACGGGCTGTCGATCGCCTGGGCGGCGGTGGAGTATCTGCATGAGAAGAACCGTTGCCGGGCAATCTTCGCCACCCATTTCCACGAGATGACGTCGCTCGCCGGCAAACTGGCGCGGCTGCACAACGTCACCATGCGGGTCAAGGAATGGGAAGGCGACGTCGTCTTCCTGCACGAGGTCGGCAAGGGTGCGGCCGACCGTTCCTACGGCGTGCAGGTGGCACGGCTGGCCGGTCTGCCGGAGGCGGTGGTGGATCGGGCCAAGGAAGTCCTGCACCAGTTGGAGGAAGGCGAGGTTTCCGGCAAGACCAACCGGCTGGTCGATGACTTGCCGCTGTTTTCCGTGGCGATGAAGCGGGAGGCGCCGAAGCCGGTGAAGAGCGACGCGCTTGGCGCTGCCCTCGGCGAGATCAATCCCGACGAGATGACGCCGAGGGAAGCGCTGGAAGCGATGTACCGGCTGAAGGGGCTGGCCGGAACGTAG
- a CDS encoding aldo/keto reductase, with protein MPSSVRTTVLPSGEAIPVLGQGTWKMGEDSRRRSTEVDALKLGLDLGVKLIDTAEMYASGGAEEVVAEAIAGRRAETFLVSKVLPSNASRAGVQRACENSLKRLRTDRIDLYLLHWPGSVPLAETVEAFEALKNAGKIRHWGVSNFDTEDMEELAGLPDGGNVQTNQVLYNLVRRGLEFDLAPWSRKRGIPLMAYSPVEQGALARNARLDAVAARHNATAAQIALAWVMHQDGVVAIPKASSQEHVRQNFAALDIKLTGEDLADLDRAFPPPTRKRGLEMI; from the coding sequence ATGCCGTCGAGCGTCAGAACCACCGTGTTGCCGTCTGGCGAAGCCATACCCGTTCTCGGCCAGGGCACATGGAAGATGGGCGAGGATTCCCGCCGGCGCTCCACGGAAGTCGATGCTCTAAAGCTTGGCCTCGATCTCGGCGTCAAGCTGATCGACACCGCCGAAATGTATGCCAGCGGCGGCGCCGAGGAAGTGGTCGCCGAGGCCATTGCCGGGCGCCGCGCCGAGACCTTCCTGGTTTCAAAAGTTCTGCCGTCGAACGCTTCGCGCGCGGGCGTGCAGCGCGCCTGCGAGAACAGTCTGAAGCGCCTGCGCACCGACCGCATCGACCTCTATCTCTTGCATTGGCCGGGCAGCGTGCCTTTGGCGGAGACGGTCGAGGCCTTCGAAGCCTTGAAGAATGCCGGCAAGATCCGCCATTGGGGCGTCAGCAATTTCGACACCGAGGACATGGAGGAGCTCGCCGGTCTGCCCGACGGCGGCAACGTCCAGACCAACCAGGTGCTTTACAATCTGGTCCGGCGCGGGCTCGAGTTCGATCTGGCGCCCTGGAGCCGAAAGCGCGGCATTCCCTTGATGGCCTATTCGCCGGTCGAGCAGGGCGCGCTGGCGCGCAATGCCAGGCTCGACGCCGTCGCCGCCCGCCACAATGCGACCGCCGCTCAAATCGCCCTGGCCTGGGTGATGCATCAGGACGGCGTCGTCGCCATCCCCAAGGCCAGCAGCCAGGAGCACGTCCGCCAGAATTTTGCGGCGTTGGATATCAAGCTTACGGGCGAAGACCTCGCCGATCTCGACCGCGCCTTCCCCCCGCCGACGCGCAAGCGCGGCCTGGAGATGATCTGA
- the copM gene encoding CopM family metallochaperone: protein MTLAKKLVLLLMAAGMLLAVFLESVPAQSEEMKHDMAGMSTDATSPSTEGYKAAMDKMHADMMASRYTGNADVDFVRGMIPHHQGAIDMAKVELANGKDPEIRKLAEGVIAAQEAEIKQMQDWLAAHPVK, encoded by the coding sequence ATGACCTTGGCCAAGAAACTCGTGCTTTTGCTGATGGCGGCCGGAATGCTGCTCGCCGTCTTCCTCGAAAGCGTTCCGGCGCAGAGCGAAGAGATGAAACACGACATGGCCGGCATGTCGACGGACGCGACCAGCCCTTCGACCGAAGGCTACAAGGCGGCGATGGACAAGATGCATGCCGACATGATGGCATCGCGGTATACCGGCAATGCCGACGTCGATTTCGTCCGTGGCATGATCCCGCATCATCAGGGCGCCATCGACATGGCCAAGGTCGAGCTTGCCAACGGCAAGGACCCGGAAATCCGCAAGCTGGCCGAAGGCGTCATCGCCGCCCAGGAAGCCGAGATCAAGCAGATGCAGGACTGGCTGGCCGCCCATCCGGTGAAATAG